The proteins below are encoded in one region of Ostrea edulis chromosome 3, xbOstEdul1.1, whole genome shotgun sequence:
- the LOC130053006 gene encoding golgin subfamily A member 6-like protein 25 yields the protein MDQNDQKISDLLSVQENLIRQKSDITIKLEKVQRELCELQREVKVQNSENVELRNSIEEKENRLLQHKVESNEYESRIVKLQQELEIQRSSHKLLTEKPLSSAEDRNTDFEKLNSEIKKLQKLCKAKDAKISKMTQEMNNQDLGDRKDFENKVEKLETTLKEVIDERESMRIENQKLQKMYKGREVKLKKLDEIVTEQEKLLSQYEADKLILSESVNELNEKVEDARYEEQIAQKELQKFTIQRQERIDEIEELRKFIAKKEEEIIKFDGELVHLKDLLQQQNTEFNKRNQSQHVFSSQLEEENTALKSKVEKMDEEIQILKSKIVSLEESHEKHVTESKKLNMVTKGKDTKVKKMEEVLKKKEEELKSVHYQLQEIKKSYESSLEKEEVNAQEILKLQKLGKGKEAKAKKFEDVINMQEKLLADKVTDVVILQGSISEMNLKLEDLGATEQSLRSDLEDHLKTITELKVKCSKLEQNELDLRHALEMKEEIQKLNRELETSKESYNLLLQEKEEVEEQCRKIKHSLLQTEEKLHESENEVQRLSEDLEKVRKEKENIIYETEKMKKVGKGKLTKLGKFQEIVEKQESIISEKDTDLLMMKERINDLSEKLGQKEEELQLLQGDLERMTRWEEVCKQHERTIHDIHQSVEDRTREFTEGNIESDRKISILEEKCSALENTIEFLQRQEKDMELEIQSLSASSSEADYWKNRCQKLEEGNESHLKRIPIVSDLIERQETNPSLAIKPKIQEDSTEDNDPEYEDLNPKQLITTLDKKQALILSMQDNHQKELAALNAKLSKMKTLCKAKDAKIAKLQNMEKDEQNRGDESGSSNARESTDNLSLNSSVVDNEWRERIMHSEVVMQLERQIEDLKDVIQSRDEEIVDGRDFAINQQEELHSLREFLNAKEEDMFGLKERVYGWEDWYDKEFRGIESSLAAMEKSSIEKDTIIANMKEELDSLKDISMTEEPKLLEGKETDV from the coding sequence ATGGACCAAAACGATCAGAAAATAAGTGATTTATTGTCGGTACAAGAAAACCTAATTAGGCAAAAGTCAGATATTACAATTAAACTTGAAAAAGTTCAAAGAGAGTTGTGTGAGTTGCAAAGGGAAGTGAAGGTGCAAAATAGTGAGAATGTTGAACTGAGGAATTCTATTGAAGAAAAAGAGAATCGCTTACTACAACACAAAGTGGAATCAAATGAGTATGAATCTAGAATAGTTAAACTCCAACAGGAGTTAGAAATTCAGAGAAGCTCGCACAAACTGCTGACTGAAAAACCATTGAGTAGTGCAGAGGATAGGAACACAGACTTTGAAAAACTTAATAGTGAAATTAAGAAACTACAGAAACTTTGTAAAGCAAAGGATGCCAAGATATCTAAAATGACACAAGAAATGAACAACCAAGACCTGGGGGACAgaaaggattttgaaaataaagtagaaaaattggaaacaacgTTAAAAGAGGTTATTGACGAAAGAGAAAGTATGCGAATTGAAAATCAAAAGTTGCAGAAAATGTATAAAGGCAGGGAAGTGAAACTAAAGAAATTGGACGAAATAGTAACAGAACAGGAGAAACTGCTGAGTCAGTACGAAGCAGATAAACTTATCTTAAGCGAAAGTGTGAATGAACTGAATGAAAAAGTAGAGGATGCAAGATATGAGGAACAAATTGCACAAAAGGAACTTCAGAAATTTACTATTCAGCGTCAGGAGCGGATTGATGAGATAGAGGAACTTAGAAAGTTCATTGCAAAGAAAGAGgaagaaataataaaatttgaTGGAGAATTGGTCCATTTGAAAGATTTGTTACAACAACAGAACACGGAATTTAACAAACGCAACCAGAGCCAACATGTGTTTTCTTCTCAGCTTGAGGAAGAAAATACTGCCTTGAAatcaaaagttgaaaaaatggaTGAAGAAATCCAAATCTTGAAATCCAAAATTGTTAGTCTCGAGGAAAGTCATGAAAAGCATGTGACAGAATCTAAAAAATTAAACATGGTGACCAAAGGAAAAGATACTAAAGTCAAGAAAATGGAAGAggtgttaaaaaagaaagaagaggAACTAAAATCAGTTCATTATCAACTCCAGGAAATCAAGAAATCATATGAAAGTAGCCTTGAGAAAGAAGAGGTTAATGCTCAAGAAATTCTGAAATTACAAAAACTGGGAAAAGGGAAAGAGGCGAAAGCAAAGAAGTTTGAAGATGTTATAAATATGCAAGAAAAACTTCTTGCAGATAAAGTAACAGATGTTGTGATCCTGCAGGGTAGTATTtctgaaatgaatttaaaacttgAGGATCTTGGTGCTACTGAACAAAGTTTGAGAAGTGATTTAGAAGATCATTTGAAAACGATTACAGAATTGAAGGTAAAATGCTCAAAATTGGAACAAAACGAACTTGATCTCAGACATGCTTTAGAAATGAAAGAGGAGATTCAAAAACTAAACAGAGAATTGGAGACAAGTAAAGAAAGTTACAATTTATTGCTTCAGGAGAAGGAAGAAGTCGAAGAGCAATGTCGCAAAATTAAGCATTCTTTATTACAAACGGAAGAGAAGCTACACGAATCAGAAAACGAAGTTCAACGACTATCTGAAGATCTTGAAAAGgttagaaaagaaaaagaaaacattatttATGAAACTGAGAAAATGAAAAAGGTCGGAAAAGGAAAATTAACAAAGCTTGGTAAATTCCAAGAAATAGTTGAAAAGCAAGAGAGTATTATATCGGAAAAAGATACAGATTTACTTATGATGAAAGAAAGGATTAACGATTTGTCTGAAAAACTCGGAcaaaaagaagaagaattacaATTACTGCAGGGAGATTTAGAAAGAATGACTCGTTGGGAGGAGGTTTGTAAACAGCACGAGCGGACAATCCATGACATACATCAAAGTGTCGAAGATAGAACCAGGGAATTCACGGAAGGAAATATCGAAAGTGACAGGAAAATTTCCATCTTAGAAGAAAAATGTTCTGCTCTTGAAAATACTATTGAATTTTTGCAGCGTCAAGAGAAGGATATGGAACTTGAAATCCAGTCACTATCTGCATCTTCTTCAGAGGCTGATTACTGGAAAAACAGGTGTCAGAAGCTTGAGGAAGGAAATGAATCTCATCTAAAAAGAATCCCAATCGTCAGCGATTTGATAGAACGTCAGGAAACTAATCCGTCCTTAGCCATCAAACCAAAGATCCAAGAAGATAGCACTGAAGACAATGACCCCGAATATGAGGATTTGAATCCTAAACAGCTGATAACAACATTAGATAAAAAACAAGCTTTAATTCTTTCAATGCAAGATAACCATCAAAAAGAACTCGCAGCTTTAAATGCCAAATTATCCAAGATGAAAACGCTATGTAAAGCCAAAGATGCTAAAATTGCCAAACTTCAGAACATGGAAAAAGACGAGCAAAATAGAGGTGATGAGAGTGGAAGCAGTAATGCACGGGAAAGTACAGACAATTTGTCCTTGAACTCTAGTGTGGTTGATAATGaatggagagagagaattaTGCATTCTGAGGTAGTGATGCAACTTGAAAGGCAAATTGAAGATTTGAAAGACGTTATTCAATCAAGAGACGAAGAAATTGTTGATGGAAGGGATTTTGCCATAAACCAGCAAGAAGAGTTACATTCCTTAAGAGAATTTCTAAATGCCAAAGAAGAAGATATGTTTGGTCTTAAAGAGAGGGTATATGGTTGGGAGGATTGGTATGATAAAGAATTTAGAGGCATTGAATCTTCGCTGGCTGCAATGGAAAAGTCTTCGATAGAAAAAGACACAATTATTGCCAATATGAAGGAAGAACTTGATTCTTTAAAAGATATATCGATGACTGAGGAGCCTAAGTTATTAGAGGGTAAAGAGACTGACGTGTAA
- the LOC125672720 gene encoding putative leucine-rich repeat-containing protein DDB_G0290503 gives MLSEETNQILALKQKYIDLENKCLKLEESSSLVAIELNMFKKEVFEVIREDHEFVYHEALESASSPVAILSMLQKEFSQLRLSFEEITAKLKEKESCMSSLNEANDARLQKMKDLEDMVRSLEKIKATHQQSLEEKETHIRNISSQLATIQNDDILEQTQVAQGLEKQIARLKDNLSRQGNEMQNIQMLYDSQSEQIEETVKALDEANNVRSSKMEEQDLAITHLRKRLQEEEEKCKHFSSSFEENQQSVIGLQQTIQSLNEANQAYQYYYQEKENELHIVSQRLAELQADCKQQEDKVSALEERCNVILMEKNNCEKVLKEVNDSYQEKARQREMTITDMRQQIEEKKQKIYILEGEKSRLNEQLGTALEVNTKQEIEKVELRNTIRFSEEKIQEQNTRIINLEISVEKQTALMHKKGNIAEALQNDLEKEIVTLKESLKTIHEELSITKEELEENCNTKNQLQIEQDKLINLKEEVNRLYEENQHLHSVVGEKEQQLWYLQNTCSVMKREAGALNKHAEETFEISNVVVEPIIKISSEKLLGAVPSSKSTELMKTSDTTQDANETTEQLGEKIIQLELCKQQLTDQCSQLELNLEHARKSQSENDSHKQMVMDRLTEAQQSVEVLSAENSQLQRSLCERMEELSLLKSKLKNTEESVEKFSGIVQAMSAEQEQSTGNFREEIETSRTTIVNLQEQIHALELSEKDIKAECEQYRLQVCDLQQQCSESNKVLESEREKFQESEIYLSLQCKTLSDEVDQEKKKNQSLESRIQSVIDELHQEKQRTADLGKEMEQLQKLKLTSDELASSMEEKENILSSLIDNKNSDEEMMLKKLKEKDEKIASLLENMQEMEERLNQLDQADKMKESLKETCAKQEQEYQELKKQYEDKDLHFRKALATAKKLKFQLQQSTSKKEDMETEIKSLRAELEKKGHFENESNDIKTDAGTEEKESLLVTELKQKIMADESSIHILEEKLTAVDDLNQKLAECEDLLMTREKDLVVIQEELENRVSELSSLSLKLTNSDKTIQDLETANRKLNDKLHMETERLTENIIKAESQKSEMHSQMVTLEEEKTQIQGLLQDKSEECVNLQAQADQTAKDIATKDKMINDVESQLEQLVQSNEKYSMVTELSQKLKNLDMQLVEKDKKIEEFDRKSNELDCLLQSLQQEVRSKSEMVNSLHDSLRSAELEKGQLEESIQSISKELETQNERIMSLTNLVSEKEDQLSSIIHNVKGCYREVTGDECNVQNIEGILIALQNFVSSQLTSLRLQVNNAEALQQGTQRKELEQQISEMEKLIEDERERLHTVQEKYSQVNDEKLIISQQLKEIEDSNHDLLAQVAHLKSTIEEMTERESVRDSTCSDLKLAVENLTKENDALKSGCDISNAKCSKMEDDLVEYKQKYSSLVNENETYKSESEVLKAEIERLSAASQETFTASSAHKLSTEFPEKTELKEEEHLRQSSANDRRDETELQTTKEKLKSVEDAYEQIHSKLKSSEGKCEKMLVKLKAFKTKCDKLQEEVSVLKDSSAQVTKEDNAADNTLKEELALRIQELEETRRKEVETSQWYISEIEKLKENEGMLETTIGKQSESEKRLIGEIDLLKNDLQQNDEMFQKKESELKTLMEMNSELQTQITSLLSKEEINDSRKRELQDKISEYENEMLTMSDLKCSLISAERKQIELERKLEDSVMLCDSLEVENKSFKDIVARMRETNSKLEQETRTAHESETKIQNLLERVKEFENEREQMQEEIDGFKEDVSEMKKEKNALKDEYESLDLKLKEVLNENKGLKEKIGAMEWRLEEVESLEEELEEVRSKLDRKNSDLNLTTKEKEKIQAELEQSRQNQNNPSQHTLNEDIISLKEELDKKMEINKDLEDQVDSFREELNETATEIDNLRGELSTTAIKASMFDSLQKEYTALAMKYEYLQNLKSSNDTDTEKSLKRVEDQTRLLREELHQSATENERLKKELNLIREKYNQVEIIQKENDKLKTELEVLKRDESKSTDTISGAGTETSNRMQELEEELELIKEELNETMSENEKLRSENGSDYKAILFDKLQHEYQNLRAEVESMRKSGPSNVSMADDDAIKVLRNQLEASQTKNDHLKSQLSTMRIESFGRKEDVMHSRSAPSNIEKELEEKQEQYESLMEDFNLLTTENEEMKGEMGHLKVQSQMFNEVKKEYESLSDQYHKLLTENSEMVKKIEDLHRDLQNNTNHESSYIKEEREHAIREKETLLSNIQQLEKKCEDLAQNNSNISHELLAAEGQI, from the exons ATGTTAAGCGAAGAAACAAACCAAATCCTGGCATTGAAACAAAAGTATATCGATTTGGAAAATAAATGCTTAAAATTAGAGGAATCTTCAAGTTTAGTAGCTATTGAACTCAACATGTTCAAGAAGGAAGTTTTTGAAGTGATCAGAGAGGACCATGAATTTGTTTATCATGAGGCGCTTGAATCAGCCAGCAGTCCTGTTGCAATTTTATCAATGCTTCAAAAAGAATTTTCTCAACTTCGCCTGTCCTTTGAAGAAATTACAGCAAAATTGAAGGAGAAAGAGTCTTGTATGTCATCTCTTAACGAAGCTAATGATGCAAGATTGCAGAAAATGAAAGACTTGGAAGACATGGTACGGTCATTAGAAAAAATAAAGGCAACTCATCAACAGAGTCTGGAAGAAAAGGAAACTCATATTAGAAATATCAGCTCACAGCTAGCAACTATACAAAATGATGATATTCTTGAACAGACACAAGTTGCTCAAGGTTTAGAGAAACAGATTGCGCGGTTGAAAGATAATTTATCTCGACAAGGAAACGAGATGCAGAATATACAGATGCTTTATGATAGCCAAAGCGAGCAAATAGAAGAAACTGTAAAAGCACTAGATGAAGCCAATAACGTTAGGAGCTCGAAGATGGAGGAACAAGATTTGGCAATTACACATTTACGAAAACGTTTGCAAGAGGAGGAAGAGAAGTGCAAACATTTTTCATCATCTTTCGAGGAAAACCAGCAGTCTGTAATTGGTTtacaacaaacaatacaaagttTGAATGAAGCCAACCAAGCATACCAGTACTACTATCAGGAGAAAGAAAATGAACTTCATATTGTTAGTCAAAGACTCGCCGAGCTGCAGGCCGATTGCAAACAGCAAGAGGATAAGGTATCTGCTCTAGAAGAACGATGTAACGTTATTTTAATGGAGAAAAATAACTGTGAAAAAGTTTTGAAGGAAGTGAATGACTCTTATCAGGAAAAAGCGAGACAAAGGGAAATGACTATTACAGACATGAGACAGCAAATTGaagagaaaaaacaaaaaatttacattctaGAAGGTGAAAAATCTCGTTTGAATGAACAATTGGGCACTGCATTGGAAGTGAATACCAAACAAGAAATTGAAAAAGTAGAGTTGCGAAATACAATACGATTTTCAgaagagaaaattcaagaacaGAATACTCGTATAATTAACCTTGAGATTTCTGTGGAAAAGCAGACTGCTTTAATGCACAAGAAAGGAAATATAGCGGAGGCTTTGCAAAATGATTTAGAAAAGGAAATTGTCACTTTAAAGGAGAGCTTGAAAACAATACACGAAGAACTTTCGATTACAAAAGAGGAATTGGAGGAAAATTGTAATACTAAGAATCAGCTGCAAATTGAGCAGGATAAGCTAATCAATTTGAAAGAAGAAGTAAATCGTTTGTATGAAGAAAACCAACACCTTCATAGTGTTGTAGGGGAAAAAGAGCAACAATTGTGGTATCTGCAAAATACATGTTCTGTGATGAAAAGAGAGGCTGGAGCTTTGAATAAACACGCCGaagaaacatttgaaatttctaaTGTTGTAGTTGAGCCTATCATTAAAATATCCTCAGAAAAGCTGCTGGGTGCTGTGCCTTCTTCCAAATCAACGGAACTAATGAAAACATCCGACACAACTCAAGAT GCAAATGAAACGACAGAGCAACTCGGGGAGAAAATAATTCAACTGGAGCTCTGTAAGCAACAGCTTACGGACCAATGCTCTCAACTGGAGCTTAATCTGGAGCATGCAAGGAAAAGCCAAAGTGAAAATGATAGTCACAAACAAATGGTAATGGACAGATTGACAGAGGCTCAACAAAGCGTAGAAGTATTGTCGGCTGAGAACTCCCAACTTCAGAGGTCTTTGTGTGAAAGAATGGAGGAACTAAGTCTGTTGAAGTCCAAACTAAAGAACACAGAAGAATCCGTAGAAAAGTTCAGTGGAATAGTACAGGCAATGTCAGCAGAACAAGAACAGTCAACTGGAAATTTCAGAGAGGAAATTGAAACATCAAGAACAACCATAGTGAACCTGCAAGAACAGATCCATGCACTGGAACTATCAGAGAAAGATATAAAGGCCGAATGTGAACAATATCGACTGCAGGTTTGTGATCTTCAACAACAGTGTTCAGAATCAAATAAAGTACTTGAAAGTGAACGGGAAAAATTTCAGGAAAGTGAAATCTATTTGTCACTACAATGTAAGACACTCTCCGATGAAGTAGAccaagaaaaaaagaaaaatcaatcaCTTGAAAGTAGAATTCAATCTGTGATCGACGAACTTCATCAAGAAAAACAGAGGACAGCTGATCTTGGAAAAGAGATGGAACAATTGCAGAAATTAAAATTGACTTCTGATGAACTGGCCAGTTCGATGGAGGAGAAAGAAAATATACTATCAAGCTTGATTGACAATAAGAATTCCGATGAGGAAATGATGCTAAAGAAACTTAAAGAAAAAGATGAGAAAATCGCATCACTTTTAGAAAACATGCAAGAAATGGAGGAACGTCTCAATCAACTTGACCAGGCAGATAAAATGAAAGAATCATTGAAGGAGACGTGTGCCAAACAAGAACAGGAATATCAAGAGCTGAAAAAGCAGTATGAAGACAAGGATTTACATTTCCGTAAGGCATTAGCAACAgccaaaaaattaaaatttcaactCCAACAATCTACTAGCAAAAAGGAAGACATGGAAACCGAAATTAAGTCTCTAAGGGCTGAACTGGAGAAGAAAGGACATTTCGAAAATGAATCTAATGACATCAAAACGGATGCTGGTACTGAAGAGAAAGAAAGTCTTTTAGTAACCGAGCTTAAG cAGAAAATTATGGCGGATGAATCATCAATTCATATATTAGAGGAGAAACTAACAGCTGTAGATGATTTAAATCAGAAACTGGCTGAATGTGAGGACTTGTTAATGACAAGGGAGAAAGATCTTGTTGTGATTCAGGAAGAACTTGAAAATCGAGTAAGCGAGTTGAGTTCACTGAGCTTGAAATTAACCAATAGTGATAAAACTATTCAGGATTTAGAAACTGCAAATAGAAAACTAAATGACAAGCTACACATGGAAACAGAGAGGCTGACTGAGAACATTATTAAAGCCGAATCTCAGAAATCAGAGATGCATTCTCAGATGGTTACACTAGAGGAAGAAAAGACGCAAATACAAGGCTTGCTTCAAGACAAATCTGAAGAATGTGTGAATTTACAAGCACAAGCCGACCAGACAGCAAAGGATATCGCAACAAAAGATAAAATGATTAATGATGTGGAGAGTCAGTTGGAACAGCTGGTGCAAAGTAACGAAAAATACAGCATGGTTACTGAATTGTCTCAAAAACTAAAAAACCTGGACATGCAACTTGTAGAGAAGGataaaaaaattgaagaatttGATCGcaaaagtaatgaacttgactGTTTATTGCAATCGTTACAGCAGGAGGTTCGCTCTAAAAGTGAAATGGTGAACAGTCTTCACGATAGTCTCCGTTCAGCTGAGCTTGAGAAAGGACAACTAGAGGAATCCATTCAGTCAATTAGCAAAGAGTTAGAGACGCAGAATGAGAGAATTATGTCCCTTACAAATTTGGTTTCTGAAAAAGAGGACCAACTATCTTCAATAATACACAATGTGAAAGGATGTTATCGTGAAGTGACAGGAGATGAATGCAATGTGCAAAACATTGAAGGCATTCTGATTGCTTTACAGAATTTTGTAAGCAGTCAGTTAACTTCATTGCGACTACAGGTCAATAATGCAGAAGCCTTACAACAGGGAACACAAAGAAAGGAATTAGAACAACAAATCAGTGAAATGGAGAAGCTGATTGAAGACGAACGAGAAAGACTACACACTGTACAGGAAAAATATAGCCAAGTCAATGATGAAAAATTGATCATCTCCCAGCAGCTGAAAGAAATTGAAGACAGCAATCATGATCTACTCGCTCAGGTTGCACATCTAAAGTCTACCATTGAAGAAATGACAGAGCGCGAGAGTGTAAGGGATTCCACCTGTTCGGATCTAAAGTTAGCAGTAGAAAATCTCACGAAAGAAAACGATGCATTGAAAAGTGGCTGTGATATATCAAATGCTAAATGCAGCAAAATGGAAGATGACTTGGTTGAATACAAGCAAAAATACAGCAGTCtggtaaatgaaaatgaaacatataaGTCTGAAAGCGAGGTTCTAAAGGCTGAAATTGAACGTCTCTCAGCTGCTTCACAAGAAACTTTTACCGCATCTTCAGCTCACAAACTTTCCACTGAATTTCCAGAAAAAACTGAACTAAAGGAGGAAGAACATTTAAGACAGTCCTCAGCAAATGATAGACGTGACGAAACCGAGCTGCAAACCACTAAGGAAAAACTTAAATCAGTGGAAGATGCTTATGAGCAAATACATAGCAAGTTAAAGTCATCAGAAGGAAAATGTGAGAAGATGTTGGTGAAGTTGAAAGCCTTCAAAACAAAGTGTGATAAGCTTCAAGAGGAGGTCAGTGTTTTGAAGGACAGTTCTGCACAAGTTACCAAAGAAGACAATGCTGCTGATAACACTTTAAAAGAAGAACTTGCACTCCGAATTCAAGAACTGGAGGAAACACGCAGGAAAGAAGTTGAGACTAGCCAGTGGTATATCTCTGAAATTGAGAAACTGAAAGAGAATGAGGGCATGTTGGAGACCACTATAGGAAAACAATCTGAGAGTGAAAAACGGTTAATTGGTGAGATAGATCTGTTGAAAAATGACTTACAACAAAATGATGAGATGTTCCAAAAGAAGGAAAGTGAACTTAAAACACTGATGGAAATGAACTCAGAACTGCAGACTCAGATAACATCTTTATTGAGCAAAGAGGAAATCAATGATTCTAGAAAAAGGGAACTTCAGGATAAGAtttctgaatatgaaaatgaaatgctTACAATGAGTGATTTAAAATGTTCTTTAATAAGTGCAGAGCGAAAACAAATAGAACTAGAGAGAAAGTTAGAAGACAGTGTAATGCTCTGTGACTCATTGGAGgttgaaaataaaagttttaagGATATTGTGGCTAGGATGAGAGAGACAAATTCCAAACTGGAACAAGAGACGAGAACTGCGCATGAAAGTGAGACAAAAATCCAAAATCTATTAGAAAGAGTAAAGGAGTTTGAAAACGAACGTGAACAGATGCAGGAAGAAATTGATGGATTTAAAGAAGATGTTTCAGAaatgaagaaagaaaagaatGCCTTAAAAGATGAATATGAGTCGCTTGATCTGAAGTTAAAGGAAgttttaaatgaaaacaaaggACTTAAAGAAAAAATCGGGGCAATGGAATGGAGGTTAGAAGAAGTCGAATCTTTGGAAGAAGAGCTAGAAGAAGTGAGATCTAAACTTGACAGGAAGAACTCGGACTTAAACCTGACAACAAAGGAAAAAGAGAAGATTCAGGCAGAACTAGAACAAAGCAGACAAAACCAAAATAATCCCTCACAACATACGCTGAATGAAGATATCATCTCTCTAAAAGAAGAGCTGGATAAGaaaatggaaattaataaagaCCTAGAGGACCAAGTGGATTCCTTCCGAGAGGAATTAAATGAGACTGCGACCGAAATAGACAACTTGAGAGGAGAACTCAGTACAACTGCCATTAAAGCTTCCATGTTTGACAGCTTGCAAAAGGAATATACTGCTTTAGCGATGAAGTATGAATACCTTCAAAATCTGAAATCTTCAAATGATACTGATACAGAGAAATCCCTTAAGAGAGTAGAAGACCAGACTAGATTGTTAAGAGAAGAACTCCACCAATCAGCAACAGAGAATGAACGATTGAAGAAGGAATTGAATTTAATCAGGGAGAAATATAACCAGGTCGAAATAATTCAAAAGGAAAATGATAAACTAAAGACAGAACTAGAAGTCTTGAAACGAGATGAAAGCAAATCTACGGATACAATTTCTGGTGCGGGTACAGAAACATCAAATAGGATGCAAGAACTTGAAGAGGAGTTGGAGCTTATCAAAGAAGAACTGAATGAGACAATGTCCGAAAATGAGAAGCTGAGAAGTGAAAATGGGTCAGATTACAAAGCAATTTTGTTTGACAAACTTCAGcatgaatatcaaaatttaagagCAGAAGTAGAGTCGATGAGGAAAAGTGGCCCATCCAATGTCAGTATGGCAGATGATGACGCAATAAAAGTCCTGAGAAATCAACTCGAAGCAAGTCAAACGAAAAATGATCATTTAAAATCTCAACTATCAACAATGCGCATCGAATCTTTTGGGAGGAAGGAAGATGTTATGCATTCTAGATCAGCTCCAAGCAATATAGAGAAGGAGCTGGAAGAAAAGCAAGAACAGTATGAATCTCTGATGGAAGACTTTAATTTACTCACAACTGAAAATGAGGAAATGAAGGGAGAAATGGGACATCTGAAAGTTCAGAGTCAGATGTTTAATGAAGTGAAGAAAGAGTACGAATCTCTAAGCGACCAGTATCATAAGTTGTTGACAGAGAACAGTGAGATGGTTAAGAAAATTGAAGACTTACACCGggatttacaaaacaacactaACCATGAATCATCATACATTAAGGAAGAGAGAGAGCATGCAATAAGAGAAAAGGAGACACTGCTGAGTAATATACAACAGCTAGAGAAGAAGTGTGAAGATCTTGCTCAGAATAATTCTAACATTAGTCACGAACTGCTGGCAGCCGAGGGACAGATATAA
- the LOC130053689 gene encoding repetitive organellar protein-like, with amino-acid sequence MLDLESKDKQLDKINSDLVSTDEACRSTTDRLQQTCNDMRGKYINEQNRCSELQTRVTEVETEVKTKDVLIEELRQLHKQNRLEIDTEEEQEKGINVAQFKILEEEIEMLNETNQKHRMIITKLQVHSKTKSKEIHHLEMMIKKLDMNLESKIRIEVENGKEDMANAKEKLRKDSLECKEMLQDRDVKLSELEFKCNELNKSNQELECNYSSLECNMKDAEEMRIKEIQSMEERLKNSSRDFEDMSEKNRMLNEELLCAKQECQSLSVEMDSLQLKLDTLMHEKNELLQENNDLEVSNREWIKAREELTSVQEEFDNLVGEKTMLMKELKELQTKLVTETELLNKDVEEKEVSLSTLNRQVESLTLTNTELENETLC; translated from the exons ATGCTCGACTTGGAAAGTAAAGATAAACAACTAGATAAGATCAATTCAGATTTAGTATCAACAGATGAAGCTTGTAGAAGTACAACAGATAGATTGCAACAGACATGCAATGACATGCGAGGAAAATACATCAACGAGCAAAACAGATGTAGTGAACTTCAAACTAGAGTAACAGAGGTAGAGACTGAGGTAAAGACCAAGGATGTACTCATAGAAGAATTAAGGCAGTTACACAAACAAAACCGACTTGAAATTGACACTGAAGAAG AACAGGAGAAGGGCATCAATGTTGCGCAGTTCAAGATATTagaagaagaaattgaaatgctGAATGAAACTAACCAAAAGCATAGAATGATTATAACAAAACTGCAGGTGCATAGTAAGACAAAGTCTAAAGAAATCCATCATTTAGAAATGATGATAAAGAAATTAGATATGAATTTAGAGAGTAAAATCAGAATAGAGGTGGAAAATGGAAAAGAAGATATGGCAAATGCAAAGGAGAAACTGAGGAAAGACAGTCTAGAATGTAAAGAAATGCTACAGGATAGGGATGTTAAGCTGTCGGAATTAGAATTTAAATGTAATGAGTTGAATAAAAGCAACCAAGAGCTTGAATGCAATTATTCTTCTTTGGAATGTAACATGAAAGATGCAGAAGAAATGCGTATTAAAGAAATACAATCCATGGAGGAAAGGTTAAAAAATTCATCCAGGGACTTTGAAGACATGTCTGAAAAGAATAGAATGCTAAATGAAGAGTTATTGTGTGCTAAACAGGAGTGCCAGTCTCTTAGTGTAGAGATGGATAGTCTTCAATTGAAGCTCGACACTTTAATGCACGAGAAAAATGAGCTTTTACAAGAAAATAATGATTTAGAAGTGTCGAACAGAGAATGGATAAAGGCAAGAGAAGAATTGACATCAGTCCAAGAAGAATTCGATAATTTAGTGGGAGAAAAAACGATGTTGATGAAGGAATTGAAAGAATTGCAGACCAAACTTGTGACTGAAACAGAACTTCTCAACAAAGATGTTGAAGAAAAAGAAGTGTCTTTATCAACTTTAAATCGTCAGGTGGAATCATTAACTCTAACCAATACTGAACTAGAAAATGAGACCTTGTGCTAG